In one window of Miscanthus floridulus cultivar M001 chromosome 12, ASM1932011v1, whole genome shotgun sequence DNA:
- the LOC136495944 gene encoding uncharacterized protein produces the protein MVHCYVVFKGKKLEIYMTWHECTEQVFGVKNSVYKKYNDYDHAVSDFTTSCQALTAPPLLLEIDTYPAHPDLDGEIASPPLLLQPDTCAAHHDLDGKSGSWENMAIVTLLILVLGKWLRLSMCNKYPRPRISRWPPGGVEHPTLTCCETPLISTESWRHLLRPSRPSAASPFPSSAPRCVSPSSLRRLPRFAARSSGGGGGTRPEPKPDDNESKAVLDAFFLGKAFAEALTERVESVVGEVFSVVGQWQVEQQKQVPEFQEEVVQRAQKAKERVAMEVSDDKGTKSLRACLDVWKWAELELVS, from the exons ATGGTACATTGCTACGTGGTTTTCAAGGGAAAGAAACTAGAGATTTATATGACTTGGCATGAGTGTACTGAACAAGTGTTTGGGGTCAAAAATTCAGTTTACAAGAAGTACAATGACTATGATCATGCTGTTAGTGATTTCACTACATCATGCCAAGCACTAACAGCTCCACCTCTGCTGTTAGAAATTGATACTTATCCTGCACACCCTGATCTTGATGGTGAGATTGCATCTCCCCCTTTGCTGTTACAACCTGATACTTGTGCTGCACACCATGATCTTGATGGTAAGAGTGGTTCTTGGGAAAACATGGCCATTGTCACTCTTTTGATTTTGGTACTTGGCAAGTGGTTGAGGCTGTCCATGTGCAACAAAT ATCCTCGGCCTCGCATCAGCCGGTGGCCGCCGGGGGGCGTGGAGCACCCAACTCTCACCTGCTGCGAGACC CCCCTCATCTCCACCGAATCATGGCGCCACCTGCTGCGTCCATCTCGCCCGTCTGCTGCGTCCCCTTTCCCCTCCTCAGCCCCTCGCTGCGTGTCCCCCTCTTCCCTCAGAAGGCTCCCCAGATTCGCGGCCCGgagtagcggcggcggcgggggcacgCGCCCTGAGCCGAAACCAG ATGACAACGAGAGCAAGGCCGTCCTCGACGCCTTCTTCCTCGGGAAGGCCTTCGCGGAGGCGCTCACGGAGCGGGTCGAGTCAGTGGTGGGCGAGGTGTTCAGCGTCGTCGGGCAGTGGCAGGTCGAGCAGCAGAAGCAGGTGCCGGAGTTCCAG GAGGAAGTAGTTCAAAGAGCCCAAAAGGCTAAGGAGAGAGTTGCAATGGAAGTCAGTGATGATAAGGGGACAAAGtctctaagggcctgtttggatgtaTGGAAATGGGCTGAATTGGAATTAGTTTCCTGA
- the LOC136498251 gene encoding uncharacterized protein, with protein sequence MMPFEVPQGKNADPIPPLVDPDGAFKLCVQVSPFTAKLDNANSVDVQRKYDEWVVDYRYYNLQNLEKDLTIRAKWGSNQHPVISEFDMSKGGKRKIVDDNDLFVAFPERLIDKKMFLYVDVKEKPVELVATSVVSEATEILSNVVNDNNSAPVQSSFEPVVEHGIDWDNLEIIPLTEDKIGSAVPLMSEDAMYEFLGLRAEDERAKKASFDAENETNAGPMDLEGAELPVDDCIHGEDSIFYDKENPPMEVGTIYASMNEFRSAVRQHAIMGQFDLGTEKSCTTLFRGYCKAEGCPWAIVARLMSDKKHVRVTLNKEEHFCPSTRRVRTKMATYHWVAEKAIPFLKKDPNMGPKKLQKELEDKYQVSIGYHTVCLGRKKAAEHIFGTWEESFGYLFNFKAEVELRMSGSVVEIDVIQKPDGVYFHRFFCYFKPSIDGFLNGCRPYLSIDSTALNGRWNGHLPSATALDGHNWMFLVAFGFFDGETNDNWTWFMQQLQKAIGNPPYLAICSDACKGIANAVKKVYPWAEHRECFVHLMKNFVKKFRGPAYGRMYPAARTFQPEYHEYLMNKIYEASSDVKPWLEEHHSLKWSRSKFSEEIKCDHITNNLAESWNNWVKESKDLPIADLADTLRSKFMELYAKRRRIGEKLEGHVMLPIVVRQLYAMSRQLGHLHVKEGGRDEAEVIEITQKHKIIRHVVNLTNHVCTCREWQVSGKPCPHALALITTCRNPKMQDYMHPYYSVYHFRISYGGVIKTLPDKTQWAKVNLGFRVLPPLSKLPVGRLRKLRIPGCMEDKGNKKRTKGKWQVQCKTCFAYGHRTGSPKCPLTGTKKSHAKQGRPCNPVASNKGDATTGTPKRQKVDAQESSTPMPVTRSQLQLTMENMGETSRVNINPGPVTRSQIGGATDPMTTPTRPKKSPTKRAINKKLTPRKGKIYAA encoded by the exons ATGATGCCCTTCGAGGTCCCCCAGGGTAAGAACGCAGACCCTATCCCTCCCCT GGTCGATCCGGATGGGGCATTTAAACTATGTGTTCAGGTTTCACCTTTCACAGCAAAACTAGATAATGCTAACTCAGTTGATGTTCAACGCAAATATGATGAATGGGTGGTGGACTATCGCTATTATAATTTGCAGAACTTAGAAAAAGACCTGACAATTAGGGCCAAGTGGGGAAGCAACCAGCATCCTGTAATATCTGAATTTGATATGAGCAAAGGTGGGAAAAGAAAAATAGTGGATGATAATGATTTGTTTGTTGCCTTCCCCGAAAGACTGATCGATAAGAAGATGTTTCTATATGTTGATGTGAAAGAGAAACCTGTAGAATTGGTTGCAACCTCAGTTGTTTCAGAAGCAACAGAAATCTTGAGCAATGTGGTTAATGATAATAATAGTGCACCAGTGCAATCAAGCTTTGAGCCTGTTGTTGAACATGGAATTGATTGGGATAATTTAGAGATAATTCCACTTACAGAAGATAAGATTGGTAGCGCAGTCCCTTTGATGAGTGAAGATGCAATGTATGAATTTCTTGGTCTTAGAGCAGAGGATGAGAGAGCAAAGAAAGCTAGCTTTGATGCTGAAAATGAAACTAATGCTGGGCCTATGGACCTAGAGGGTGCTGAGTTGCCTGTTGATGATTGTATTCATGGTGAAGATTCTATTTTTTATGACAAGGAAAACCCTCCAATGGAAGTTGGAACCATATATGCTAGTATGAATGAGTTTAGATCAGCTGTGAGACAACATGCTATAATGGGTCAATTTGATCTTGGAACAGAAAAATCATGTACAACATTATTCAGGGGCTACTGCAAAGCCGAGGGCTGTCCATGGGCTATTGTAGCAAGGTTGATGAGTGATAAAAAGCATGTCAGG GTTACTTTGAATAAGGAAGAACATTTTTGTCCATCCACTAGGAGGGTGAGGACAAAGATGGCAACCTACCATTGGGTAGCAGAGAAGGCAATCCCTTTTCTAAAGAAGGACCCAAACATGGGTCCCAAGAAATTACAAAAAGAGTTGGAGGACAAGTATCAAGTCTCAATTGGATATCATACAGTTTGCCTCGGTAGGAAGAAGGCAGCTGAACACATTTTTGGTACATGGGAAGAGAGCTTTGGATACTTGTTCAATTTCAAGGCAGAGGTTGAGCTCCGAATGTCGGGAAGTGTTGTAGAGATAGATGTAATACAGAAGCCAGATGGTGTATATTTCCATAGATTCTTTTGTTATTTCAAACCTAGCATAGATGGCTTCCTAAATGGTTGTAGGCCATATCTGAGTATAGATTCCACGGCTCTCAATGGTAGGTGGAATGGACACCTACCTTCAGCTACTGCTCTAGATGGACACAACTGGATGTTTCTAGTTGCATTTGGATTTTTTGATGGTGAGACAAATGACAATTGGACTTGGTTTATGCAGCAGCTGCAAAAGGCAATTGGCAATCCACCTTATCTAGCTATATGTTCAGATGCTTGTAAGGGCATAGCAAATGCTGTGAAGAAAGTGTATCCTTGGGCAGAACATAGAGAATGTTTTGTCCACTTGATGAAGAATTTTGTCAAGAAGTTTAGAGGGCCTGCATATGGGAGAATGTATCCTGCAGCTAGGACTTTCCAGCCAGAATATCATGAGTACCTGATGAATAAAATATATGAAGCAAGTTCAGATGTGAAGCCTTGGTTGGAAGAACACCATAGTTTGAAATGGTCCAGGAGCAAATTTTCAGAAGAGATAAAGTGTGATCACATTACCAATAATCTTGCAGAGTCTTGGAACAATTGGGTGAAGGAGAGCAAGGACCTTCCCATAGCTGATCTTGCAGACACTCTTCGGTCTAAGTTCATGGAGTTGTATGCAAAAAGGAGAAGAATTGGTGAAAAATTAGAAGGCCATGTAATGCTCCCTATTGTAGTTCGCCAACTCTATGCAATGAGTAGGCAATTGGGTCACCTACATGTCAAAGAAGGTGGAAGAGATGAAGCAGAGGTGATAGAGATCACTCAGAAGCACAAGATCATAAGACACGTGGTTAATCTTACAAATCATGTATGCACGTGCAGGGAGTGGCAAGTCTCAGGGAAACCATGCCCACATGCATTAGCACTCATTACTACATGTCGAAATCCTAAGATGCAAGATTACATGCATCCTTACTATTCAGTTTATCATTTTAGGATTTCCTATGGTGGTGTCATTAAAACATTGCCGGACAAAACTCAGTGGGCAAAAGTGAATCTTGGTTTTAGGGTGCTGCCACCTCTATCAAAATTGCCAGTAGGGAGACTAAGGAAGCTTAGAATTCCTGGCTGCATGGAAGATAAGGGAAACAAgaaaaggaccaaaggcaagtgGCAGGTACAATGCAAGACTTGCTTTGCTTATGGGCATAGAACTGGATCCCCAAAGTGCCCGCTTACTGGAACTAAAAAGAG TCATGCCAAGCAAGGGAGGCCTTGTAATCCAGTTGCCTCCAACAAAGGAGATGCAACTACTGGTACACCTAAAAGGCAAAAGGTTGATGCGCAGGAAAGTTCAACTCCCATGCCAGTTACAAGAAG CCAACTGCAATTAACCATGGAGAATATGGGAGAGACAAGTCGCGTCAATATTAACCCAGGACCTGTTACAAGAAG TCAAATTGGTGGAGCAACAGATCCTATGACTACCCCAACTAGGCCAAAGAAGTCTCCAACAAAGAGAGCTATCAACAAAAAGCTAACTCCAAGGAAGGGGAAAATTTATGCCGCATGA
- the LOC136495945 gene encoding uncharacterized protein, translating to MAAPAAACEWAAWGPEPDRRGHRQHASTGIGGVWVRARDALHAALSFHRSLLVPCEAARASGASRWAGSHRCSPSLLRSRRSSTGGYWRWYGASCYDDESLSVESGAWPWRLTAFQRLRRQTWWAWARPGCTGRSSRARAVIAVKKLWRPAPVDGDAVASASELNGDVLKEVVLLGRLTGTSCGCWAYGYTLKVDQKSDIYSYGVVLMELITGHRAVEVEFGEGQDIVGWVRNKIRSHTVEEHLDPQRVRSSPILRPALYTREIQDATRAICAPYFTLARSSGDTYSCKVRDAMRFRRPWRCPRCGPASRGRAAAAMAGAGAARRAGGRRPRGVARRRWSRRGPRIAPRVVRAPQPWRRTGRRAPATGPRGS from the exons ATGGCGGCGCCTGCGGCAGCCTGCGAGTGGGCTGCGTGGGGGCCTGAACCCGACCGGCGAGGGCATCGCCAGCACGCAAGCACTGGCATTGGTGGGGTTTGGGTCCGGGCCCGTGACGCCCTTCATGCGGCCCTGTCCTTCCACCGCTCGCTCCTCGTGCCGTGTGAAGCAGCGCGCGCCTCAGGCGCGTCACGGTGGGCTGGCTCGCACCGATGCTCGCCGTCGTTGCTGCGTTCACGGCGTTCGTCGACGGGCGGTTACTGGCGCTGGTACGGCGCGAGTTGCTACGACGACGAGAGCCTCAGCGTAGAGTCGGGCGCATGGCCGTGGCGGCTGACGGCGTTCCAGCGGCTCAG GAGGCAAACATGGTGGGCATGGGCGCGACCGGGGTGTACAGGGCGGAGCTCCCGCGCACGCGCCGTGATCGCCGTGAAGAAGCTATGGCGGCCGGCGCCGGTGGACGGCGATGCCGTAGCGTCGGCGAGCGAGCTGAACGGAGACGTGCTCAAGGAGGTGGTGCTCCTGGGGCGGCTCACCGGAACATCGTGCGGCTGTTGGG CGTACGGGTACACGCTGAAGGTGGACCAGAAGAGCGACATCTATAGCTACGGCGTGGTGCTGATGGAGCTCATCACGGGTCACCGCGCGGTGGAGGTGGAGTTCGGCGAGGGGCAGGACATCGTGGGGTGGGTGCGGAACAAGATCCGGAGCCACACGGTGGAGGAGCACCTAGACCCGCAACGCGTGAGGTCGAGCCCCATACTGCGCCCCGCCCTGTACACGCGCGAGATCCAGGATGCCACGCGCGCCATCTGCGCTCCGTACTTCACCCTCGCGAGGTCGAGTGGGGACACCTACAGCTGCAAGGTGCGCGACGCCATGCGATTTCGGCGGCCGTGGCGGTGTCCGCGGTGCGGGCCGGCGAGCCGAGGCAGAGCTGCAGCTGCCATGGCCGGAGCCGGCGCTGCGCGGCGTGCGGGTGGAAGGCGACCGAGGGGAGTAGCACGGCGGCGGTGGTCTCGACGCGGCCCACGGATAGCGCCGAGAGTGGTGCGTGCTCCACAGCCGTGGCGCCGGACAGGGCGTCGTGCTCCAGCGACGGGCCCTCGAGGCAGTTGA